TGTGCTGTGCGGCGTGGTGGTGGCCGGTATTGATAACGTCTCGGTGATTGCACTGGTGGCGATTTTCTTCTTTATGTCGATCATGTTCCCGACCATTTTCGCGATGGGCGTCAAGAACATGGGCAAACAAACCAAACGCGCCAGCTCGGTGATGATCATGGCGATTGTCGGTGGCGCGGTGATGCCGTATCTGATGGGCGCAATTGCCGACCACTACAACACCGCCGTTTCTTACGCCCTGCCGATGGTATGTTTCGCCGTGGTGCTGATTTATGCCGTGAAACAGCGGGCGAAAGCGGCGATCTGAGAACGTTGTCATACAAAACAATCTGACTGCTCCCCCTCACCACACAGCCCCTCCTTAATACCCTTCGGGTGTCGGGGAGGGGTTGCAACCCTGCAAACCGCGTCATGAGTTTTAACATTCCTGTCATCCCTGATAGAAAAATCCTGTTTATACTTCATCGCGTATAAAGCTGGTTAATAACGCTGAAGGGTAAAAAAATGTCGATTCGTTCATTGCAGGCACTGTGTTTAACCAGTTTTTTTATTGCGGATGTTCGTGACGGGCTTGGGCCCTTTCTGGGGATCTTTCTGACACAACGCCACTGGCAGCCCGATGATATCGGCTTGCTGATGACCGCTGGCGGCGTGGCAGGGTTGCTGGCAACGCTCCCTGCGGGCTTCATGACTGACGCATCGAAAAACAAGCGGCTGATTCTGGCGCTGCTCTGCGTGCTGATTACCGGCACAACGCTGCTGCTCTGGCTAAGTCAGGCAAACAGCGTGGTGGCGTTTTCGCAGATCGTGAGCGGAATATGTGCTGCGTTTGTCGGTCCGCTGATCACCGGGATCACGCTGGGTCTGACCGGGCAAAAAGGCTTTAGCGGGCAGATGGGTAAAAATGAGGCGTTTAACCATGCCGGGAATTTTATCACCGCGCTGATTGCCGGAGGGATCGCCTGGTACTGGGGCATCGGCGGTATTTTCATTCTCATGACCTGCACGATGTTATTAACGCTCATCGCACTGACGGGCATCCGCCGCAGCGATATAGACGATGATGCCGCGCGAGGGCTGGAGTCTGGCGCATCCGCTCAGGTCCCCGATTTCTCGGTGCTGGCCCAAAATAAACCGCTGCTGATCACCGGTCTGACACTGTTGCTGTTTCATCTGGCCAATGCGGCGCTGTTGCCGATGCTCAGCATGAGAATCGCGGCAGCGCCCGGCTCCGTCAATCCCGGCCTGTACGCTGCCGCAACCGTGATTATTTCTCAGATGGTGATGATCCCGGTAGCAATCTGGACCGCCGCGCGCATCGACAGAGTCGGCTACTGGCGCCTGATTATGCTGGCGCTACTGATCATGCCCGTCCGGGCAGCGCTGGCGGCGAGTTCTGCCGCCCCTTTAATGATGGTGCCGGTGCAAATACTTGATGGTTTCGCGGCTGGCGTACTGGGCGTGGTAGTGCCGAGCTTTATTGTGGTGCTGCTGCGCGGAAACGGTCATGTCAACGCGGGCCAAAGCGTGGTGATGCTGATGCAGGGCGTCGGCGCGGCCATGAGCCCGGCCCTGACGGGTATGATTGCAGGGCATTATTCGTTCGCTACGGCGTTCAGCGTTCTGAGCGTTATCGCCCTGACGGGGCTGCTGATCTGGTGGCGATATGCCCCGTTACTTTCAACACAGTCTTGTATGGAGACAAGCTAAGTCGTCGGTCACGCGGGGCGAAGCAAGCGTAAACATAGCCTGCAGAATCAGGCCAGATTCAAACCGAACAGGCGGCTCAGGGCAATTCTGCCGCTGTCGGTGACGCTCACTTCACGATAACCCTGCGTGCGGGATATCCACGCTTTTTGCAGAAAAAGCGTCATTAATGCCTGCCCCGCATCGCCTCCGAGATGGAAGCGTCTTTCGCTCCAGTCAAGGCAAGGACAGCAAGCCTTGCGGCGCGGGCGCGGATTGAGCACCGCGCCCAGTCGTTGAAAATGGGCTTTCCCGGCCGGAGTCAGCGCGTAACCGTCCGCTTCAAGCCAGTTTTCCTGCAGCAGAAAATCGTAGATTTTTACCGCCAGCTCTCCGGCCAGATGGTCATAACAAGTTCGTGCATAACGCAGAACGACCGGCGTCCGCGACGCAAAAGTTTTGTGGTTATGCATGGAAACCCCCATCAGGTTTTCCAGCAATCCGGCGATATGGTGGCCAGCCAGGCTGTAATACCGGTGGCGCCCCTGCGTCAGGCAAATCACCAGCCCGTTGCTGAGCAGCCGGGTAAGATGACCGCTGGTTGTGGAGGCGGCGATGCCCGCCACCGCACTGAGTTCAGTCGCGGTCCACGCGCGTCCGTCCATCAGGGCACACAAAATACTGACCCTTGACGGGTCAGATATTGCTGAAGCCACCAGTGACATGGATTTTTCAAGAGACTCATCCGGCTCACTGTCGTATTCGGTTTGAAGAAAATTCATGCAGAAGGTATCGCCCATTGTTGAGTGACTTCAGCCGCCCGGATATCGTCATCCGTCAGCAGAATAAGCCGGTTATCGTGGTCGCTGTACTGTACCAGAATGTTAATGCCATTCCGGGCGAGTGTCTGGGCGATTTCGCCCAGCTCGCCCGGCTGTTTCTGGGGTAGTTTTCTTATCAGCGGGCGTGACAGCTTTCTCACGTCAAAGCCAGCATCAGTCAGAACCTGACGGGCTTTTTCACCGTCTTCTATCAGGAAATGCGCATGCCCCGCTTCTGCCGTGGAAAATACGCCGCCGCCCTCCAGCCCCACACCGTTCATGCCCAGAATACGGCCAAGGGAGGCCAGCGAACCGGGTGAATGGTCGAGGATCACGTGAATGTCATACATGCTGATGCGCTCCTTTACCGGAAGACTTGTCGGAAGAATAGTCACGAAATACACGGGCAACGCGTATTCTGTAGAATGAAAAAATCGACTGTTTACCCTCTTTCTGCGCGGCCAGATGCATCAGATTCTGTTTCCACCCTGCCACCGACTCTTCATCTTCCCACCATGATAATGAAAGGATTTTTCCGGGCGTGGTCAGGCTCTGGAATCTCTCAATGGAAATAAATCCCGGCGTGTCCGATAACAATGGTTTCAGTTCTGCCGCCAGTTCAAGGTACCGCTCACGCGCTTCGGGTACTGCATCTGCCTCAAAAAGTACTGCGATCATCGTTCTGCTCCCTCATGAATTTCGTTCAGCTTATTACCGGCAAAAATCAGATGCTTCGGTCAACACCGAAGTGTGTCTGTTCCCTGCGGGCAGGAACGGCATCCGGGGAGGCATGATCATGAATTTGTCTCATGTTCAGTGAATTTAAATCACTTTTTTTCACTCAATGACTCAGGCATAAAAGAGTCATCGCGATTCACTCTTAAAAATACGAAAACGACTGAAATAACGTAGATTTTTCAGCAGCCGGGACACCTGATAACAATGAATAAAAAACTGACATTTACCCTTAAAAGCATCCGTTTCGACGAGAATTATAACCCCTCGGAAAATACGCGTATTACCACCAATTTTGCCAATCTGGCAAGGGGTGAAAAACGCCAGGAAAACCTGCGCAACACCTTAGTGATGATCGATAATCGCTTCAATTCCCTGGCGAACTGGGATAATCCTAATAAAGACCGGTATTGTGTCGAACTCGATATTATTACTGCTCAGTTGAATATTGATGCTGAAGGCAAGGCCGACAGCTTCCCGGTGATTGAAATACTGAAAACAACTATCGTTGATAAAAAAACCCACCAACGCATTGCAGGCATTTTAGGAAATAACTTTTCCTCCTATGTGCGTGATTATGACTTTAGCGTTTTACTGCCAGAGCATAATAAGGATCAACCTGAATTTAGCCTGCCGGATAATTTTGGCGAATTACATGGGAATATATTCAAACAATTTTTAAAATCAGAGACTTACAAAGATAATTTTACTAAAACACCGGTTATCTGCCTGAGTGTTTCAAGTAAAAACACTTACTATCGCACGGGAAATAAACACCCTGTATTAGGCGTTGAATATCAGCAGGATGAACTCTCCCTGACTGATGAATATTTCGCAAAAATGGGATTACGGGCGCGGTATTTTATGCCTGAAAACAGCGTTGCGCCTCTGGCATTTTATTTTTCTGGCGATTTGCTCAGTGATTACACTAATCTTGAGCTTATCAGCACCATCAGCACGATGGAGACTTTTCAGAAGATTTATCGCCCTGAGATTTACAATGCTAATTCTGCGGCAGGATTGCAATATCAACCCAGCCTGAATTACCAGGATTATTCTTTAACCCGTATTGTTTATGACCGGGAAGAACGTAGCCATCTGGCTATTGAGCAGGGGAAGTTTACTGAAGAATGCTTCATCAAACCTTACCAAACTGTTCTTGAACAATGGTCTGCCCATTCCGCTCTCTGATTAACCATAAAAAATATAAGGTCACCTGTGTATGAAAAAATTATTACCGACATCGACTGCGGGCAGTTTGCCTAAACCTTCGTGGCTGGCACAACCTGAGGTGCTCTGGTCCCCGTGGAAATTGCAAGATCAGGAATTAATTGACGGCAAAAAAGATGCCCTGCGTTTGTGTCTGGAAGATCAACAGCAGGCTGGTATCGATATTGTCAGTGACGGCGAGCAAACGCGTCAGCATTTTGTCACAACCTTTATTGAGCATCTCGAGGGCGTTGATTTCGAGAAACGTGAGACGGTTAAGATCCGTAATCGCTATGAAGCGAGTGTGCCGACAGTTGTTGGCCCGGTGAGTCGCAAAAAGGCCGTTTTTGTTGAAGATGCGAAGTTTTTGCGCCAGCAAACCACACAACCGATCAAATGGGCTCTTCCGGGGCCGATGACGATGATCGATACGCTTTATGACAACCACTATAAAAGTCGCGAGAAACTCGCCTGGGAATTTGCCAAAATTCTCAATGAAGAAGCCAAAGAATTAGAGGCTGCTGGCGTCGATATCATCCAGTTTGACGAACCGGCCTTTAACGTGTTCTTTGATGAAGTGAATGACTGGGGCATTGCCACGTTAGAAAGAGCCATCGAAGGGCTGAAATGTGAAACGGCTGTGCACATTTGCTACGGCTATGGCATCAAAGCCAATACCGACTGGAAAAAAACGCTGGGCACAGAGTGGAGACAATACGAAGAGATTTTCCCCAAACTGCAAAAATCTAATATCGATATCATTTCACTGGAATGTCATCACTCGCATGTTCCGATGGAACTGATGGAGCTTATCCGCGGTAAAAAGGTGATGGTGGGTGCCATAGACGTGGCGACCAATACCATTGAAACCCCGGAAGAAGTCGCCGCAACGCTGCGTAAAGCGCTGCAGTTTGTAGACGCCGATAAACTCTATCCTTGCACCAACTGCGGCATGATTCCTTTACCCCGTAGCGTCGCCAGAGGCAAGCTGGATGCATTAAGTGCAGGCGCAGAAATTGTCCGCAAAGAACTGCTGGCTAAATAACGTCGCCAAATAGCCGATCACTTAAAAAGAATTTTGTCTGGGTTGCGCGATCATTTCGATCGCCAACTATCCGGAAACCCGCCTGAGGTGTAAGCAGCCCCGTTTTACGCCTGTTTGTTGTTTTGCCCGTGCGCTTTTTTACCCCTGTCACGGACGAAACTATTCCGATAAATCGCGTAGCCGCGTTATGCCTTATAAGGCTGCGCGGCAATATCAATATCGATGTTAATCGTGTCACCGACCAACGACAGCAGACTGTCCATCGCGAAAGCAGAGCGGGAAATCGCCGTGTGTGCGTGCAGAATCAGGGACTTCGCGCTGGCGTCATTCATAACAGCATCCAGCACAACCGGTCTTTGGATATTTTTGATAGTCAGCATGCCAAAAATCTTAAATTGCCCATTTCCCGACTGCGTGACTTTTTGACTGGTGAACGTGACCCAGGGATAACGGTTTTCATCAAAGAACATACTGCTCTTTAACTGATGCGTCAGCAGCAGGTTCGAAGCCTCCAGCGAGGAAACCGGAATTCTGACATCTATATGATTCTGCATGTTTTGCTGATGATCTAAAAAAGCATCGCCGGATACCTGCGATAAATTCGCCTGCGAGGGATGTGTGCTGAGCATGACCCACGACAACGTAATGGTTGTGCGATCTGCGTTGATAACATAATGCTCCGGGGTGCCGGAGAAAGACAAAGATGCATAACTCATTGATAAAATAAATAAAAACACTCGCAGCATGAGGGGTTCTCCAGAGGTTGACTCTGAGTAAACGTTTCAGCTGTTGTTTCTATTCGGTTGAAATCAGTATTAAGGCAAAAGCAGTGATGCACTGAGCATATCCTGCCCCGCCCCCATCAAATCCGAACGGAGCGCTTCCACCACTTCAGGGTCGAGCCCACCGCGCGCTGCGGTCTCCTGCATTATGATGAGGCTTTTTTCCGGCGAATATGCCGGTTTGTAACAACGGGCTTCACGCAGCGCGGCATAGCAGTCGGCGACCGAAATAATGCGCGGCCCGAGATCGAGCTGTGCACCGCGCAGATGGAAGGGATATCCCTTGCCGTCCGGCCGTTCATGATGAAAGCTGGCCATCCGGGCGATGTCCTGCATGCCGGCAATCCGCGAAAGAATTTTCCAGGTGAACTGCGGGTGTATATGGATCTGGCGGCGTTCGAAATCCGTCAGAGGCTGCGCTTTGGTGAGCAAGGCGGCGGGGACAACCAGTTTACCTAAATCATGCAGCAAACCGGCGACGCGGATCCGCGCGACACCTTTTTTAGAAAACCCGTACATTTGCGCAAGCCTGGCGGCGATACCTGCCACCACAACAGAATGTTGTGCGGCTGAACGGCAATGCAGGTCAATGACGACAGCCAGCAGGGCAGACAGTTGCGTCATTTCCTTGTCACTTAACACACGGTCAGCAAAGGGTGAAAAGGACGCGGCTGTACTGATAAGCGTGGCGGAGGCGAATTCCGTCCAGAATTCCTTTTCCAGTCCAAGCTCGCGTAACGCCAGCATGTCGTCGAGCAGGTAACGGGATCCGATGGAATCACACAGGGTTTCGACCGCGCGCACCGGATAATGACCGCGTGGAAATTCATGCAATGCCAGTAAATCCAGATTATCGGCCAGATCCAGCAGGCGGTTTTCTGAATGCTGCCGGCCTCTTGCGACGATCAGACCCGCGCTGTCGGCCAGTAACGGGATATCCGCAAGTTGGCTGGCGCAATCGTGCGGAGCATGTGCCCCCCTGCTGATATCACGTAAAAGTGCAGCAATGAACAACCGCTTTTGTGCCAACAGACTGAACTGGCGCTGACGGGCAATATTCATCACGATATAAGCACGCCGCACACCACGATGTCCGTTTTCAGGGCTTAACAAGTCCAGCGCAGAAGAAAATCCGATAAGAAAATCCGTAAAGGTAACGTCCACGTAACCACTCCCACTCATTCAACAATGCGAGAAGGAAACCGGATTTCGGGATGACAGACAATTTAATTGCCCAAAGTGGGTATATATAGGTTTTTATTCCTTAATGGTATCTTTAACAGATATAATAATTGGCTTTTTTCCCTATACTGGCTGAAGTTTTTACCTATACCTTTCACAGATTCTGATCGCGGAATGTAGACTGTATAATATTAATCTTAGCGGTGTGTAAATCCGAACGGGTTTGATGTGGCTTTACTTATTACTGTCAGGATCAGATGAAGTATCTCATTGATAACGAAATAGAATTCAACTCAGACGATGGTACATTGCACTATCCTGCCAGCCAGGACGTGATCAAACTGACACTCCCGGCCGCACGGTTGCTGGAAGAATTTCTTTCATCTGAAGGGCGTGATCTGACGCGGGAATATCTGCTGGAAACAGTCTGGGACAAGCACGGCCTGCATGCTTCCGGCAATAATCTTAACCAGTACGTCAGTATTGTCCGCCGCAATCTGGCGCTGTTTGAATGCCACGAACTCATTATTACCCTCCCCAAAGTCGGTTTTAAACTGAATCCGGCGGTCAGTGTGCAACGCCTTGAAGCGCCACCGCCTGCCGGGCAGGCACCGGCCTCCCCGCCTCCGCTCAGGGTGCAAACACCCGATTCAGTTTCTGCTCCGGTTAAACCTGCACGGCGTGCTCTTTTTATTCTGCTCTGCCTGCTGGTTCTGGTTAGCCTGTCTTTCGGCGCGTGGAAATACGACGACGCCACCAACGGAATGACCGAAATAAAACAGCCCGACACCGGCTGCGATATTATTTTCCTTAAAGATATTTCGGACGATGCCAAAACTGCGGTGCTGGAACGGGTCAGTCACACACTAAAAACCAATAATCTGACGTGCAACAAAACCAACGTGCTCATTTATAACAGTGAATTATCCTATTCATCTCAAAACAACGCCCGAACACTGCTGTCCTTATGCACTCTTGGTAATAATAATGAGATTATTTCGTGTGATAACTTCTATCACTATAAGTGGATCAAACCATGATCATGTTTAAAAAGAAGTGGTTCTATGCCACCGTCGCAACTGTTTGCGTCATCGCAGCAACCGTTCTTTATTTATGGCCATCCAAAGATATTCCTACCTTAAAATGTAAAGCCTTCGGTAAAGTGAATATGGATATTGAGCAGGGGCAACTGGTTTTTTCTATTGTTGAAAGCCTGCAATTTTACGATAAAGACAAAGGTATTATTCAGTACGAAGGCTATGTAAAGTCGGCCAAAGCCAGTACCTATCTTGAGCGTACCGTCTATCTCAGTCATGGTGTCAAAGTGGATAATAAAACCTATCATTTCACCATTGACAAAGTGACGCCGTCACCTTTGGATAACACGCCAGATGCTGATTTCGACCAGATGTGGCTGGAAAACACGGGCGATAATGCCTCACTCAACATTGGTGTTAAGAAGATACGGGACCAGGCGTATGTAGTAAGCAGTACCTATTCCCCGCAATTTGTTTGTGTCGCGTACTGAACACGCCCGCATTCTTCAGGTTATTCATCTTTAATAAAATTAAAATTAAGAATAAAAACCTATTTATGTTGCAATCTGACATATAAATTGATGACGATGGCCGGAAGAGTGTTTTATAGCCACTCACTGACGGGTATCCGTCTGGCGGCAGAGTGGCAAAGACTGCTCAGCGCCGATCACTTAAAAAATAGGTAAACAAATGCGTACTAACACAATCAAACTGACTGTCGCTGGCAGTGCCATTGCGGTATTTATGGCTTTCTCTGGCCAGACTCAGGCTGTTGAACTGGGTGCAAAAGCGGGCACAAATTTCACTGAACTGAACGCCGGTATGGGCCGTCAGACATCCGGTCTTTATGTCGAGGGTAACTGGGCGAAGAATACTCAAAATGGCCGCCAGATTGGTGGCGTGAGCACCGGTTTTAATATTCCGGCAGGCCCGGCAATGATTAATCTCGGCGCGAAAGCGCTTTATATGCAGGGTTCTACTTCTGATAATGAAGGCGTGGCATTTCCCGTCGGCGGCGGTATTACCGTCCCCTTCACCGACAGTCTGGCATTTTATGCAGAGGGTTATGCAGCACCTGATGCATTAAGCAATCGTGTAAAATCTTATTCCGAAGCCGATGCCGGATTTAGCTGGATCCCGGTCGCACCATTAAAAGTAAAAGCCGGTTACCGCTATGTTGGCCTTGACGGCACTGCGGGAAATCCTAATGAACGCATTATTGATGGTGCGTATTTAGGCGCAGAGATGGATTTCTGATTTAACGTTTAATGTGCTGCAAAGAGTGCACATTGCATTGACCCGGAATGTGCACTCTCCTGTTATTTTTCAGGGCTGAAAAAATAAATCCGTTATTGTTTCACCAGTACCGGCTGTTCACGATATTCCGCCGGGAAATACTGCTTCAAATCTTTAATCTTCGGCAGATCGTTCACCACAATATACGGATAGTCCGGGTTATCGTTTAAAAAGTTCTGGTGATAAGCCTCAGCCGGATAAAAGTGCGCATTGCTTTCAACTTTGGTGACCAGCGGTTCGCTGTAACTGTGGCTGGCATTAAGCTGGGCGATGTACGCGTTCGCCACTTCCGCCTGCGCAGCGTTCATAGGAAAGACTGCTGACCGGTACTGACTGCCGGTATCCGGCCCCTGACGGTTTAACTCTGTCGGGTTATGCCCTACCGAGAAGAAGATGTGCAACAGTTCGCCATACGTTACTTGTGTCGGGTCGAAGGTCACTTTCACCGATTCCGCATGACCGGTCTCGCCGGTACTGACCTGCTCGTAACTGGCCGTTTGCGCCACACCGCCAGCATAACCGGACACCGCGCTGGTCACGCCTTTTACATGCTGAAACACCCCCTGAATCCCCCAGAAACAGCCACCGGCAAACAGCGCGGTTTCGCTGTGTGCAGTGCCTGCTGGCTCATCTTTTGCCGGTGCCGGGATCACGACCGCCGGTTCAGCGCCCCCGCCCCATGACCAGGCATTATTTTCGAACACGAACGCAGACGCCAGCATCAGCCCGGCGATCAGGCTGTAGTGGCGAAAGTTACGCCGGTTTTTCGATGCAATTTTCATAGTCAATTT
This is a stretch of genomic DNA from Rahnella aceris. It encodes these proteins:
- a CDS encoding ArsR/SmtB family transcription factor; its protein translation is MNFLQTEYDSEPDESLEKSMSLVASAISDPSRVSILCALMDGRAWTATELSAVAGIAASTTSGHLTRLLSNGLVICLTQGRHRYYSLAGHHIAGLLENLMGVSMHNHKTFASRTPVVLRYARTCYDHLAGELAVKIYDFLLQENWLEADGYALTPAGKAHFQRLGAVLNPRPRRKACCPCLDWSERRFHLGGDAGQALMTLFLQKAWISRTQGYREVSVTDSGRIALSRLFGLNLA
- a CDS encoding HD-GYP domain-containing protein, with amino-acid sequence MDVTFTDFLIGFSSALDLLSPENGHRGVRRAYIVMNIARQRQFSLLAQKRLFIAALLRDISRGAHAPHDCASQLADIPLLADSAGLIVARGRQHSENRLLDLADNLDLLALHEFPRGHYPVRAVETLCDSIGSRYLLDDMLALRELGLEKEFWTEFASATLISTAASFSPFADRVLSDKEMTQLSALLAVVIDLHCRSAAQHSVVVAGIAARLAQMYGFSKKGVARIRVAGLLHDLGKLVVPAALLTKAQPLTDFERRQIHIHPQFTWKILSRIAGMQDIARMASFHHERPDGKGYPFHLRGAQLDLGPRIISVADCYAALREARCYKPAYSPEKSLIIMQETAARGGLDPEVVEALRSDLMGAGQDMLSASLLLP
- a CDS encoding MFS transporter, with product MSIRSLQALCLTSFFIADVRDGLGPFLGIFLTQRHWQPDDIGLLMTAGGVAGLLATLPAGFMTDASKNKRLILALLCVLITGTTLLLWLSQANSVVAFSQIVSGICAAFVGPLITGITLGLTGQKGFSGQMGKNEAFNHAGNFITALIAGGIAWYWGIGGIFILMTCTMLLTLIALTGIRRSDIDDDAARGLESGASAQVPDFSVLAQNKPLLITGLTLLLFHLANAALLPMLSMRIAAAPGSVNPGLYAAATVIISQMVMIPVAIWTAARIDRVGYWRLIMLALLIMPVRAALAASSAAPLMMVPVQILDGFAAGVLGVVVPSFIVVLLRGNGHVNAGQSVVMLMQGVGAAMSPALTGMIAGHYSFATAFSVLSVIALTGLLIWWRYAPLLSTQSCMETS
- a CDS encoding amino acid-binding protein — protein: MYDIHVILDHSPGSLASLGRILGMNGVGLEGGGVFSTAEAGHAHFLIEDGEKARQVLTDAGFDVRKLSRPLIRKLPQKQPGELGEIAQTLARNGINILVQYSDHDNRLILLTDDDIRAAEVTQQWAIPSA
- a CDS encoding methionine synthase; translation: MKKLLPTSTAGSLPKPSWLAQPEVLWSPWKLQDQELIDGKKDALRLCLEDQQQAGIDIVSDGEQTRQHFVTTFIEHLEGVDFEKRETVKIRNRYEASVPTVVGPVSRKKAVFVEDAKFLRQQTTQPIKWALPGPMTMIDTLYDNHYKSREKLAWEFAKILNEEAKELEAAGVDIIQFDEPAFNVFFDEVNDWGIATLERAIEGLKCETAVHICYGYGIKANTDWKKTLGTEWRQYEEIFPKLQKSNIDIISLECHHSHVPMELMELIRGKKVMVGAIDVATNTIETPEEVAATLRKALQFVDADKLYPCTNCGMIPLPRSVARGKLDALSAGAEIVRKELLAK
- the msrA gene encoding peptide-methionine (S)-S-oxide reductase MsrA, which codes for MKIASKNRRNFRHYSLIAGLMLASAFVFENNAWSWGGGAEPAVVIPAPAKDEPAGTAHSETALFAGGCFWGIQGVFQHVKGVTSAVSGYAGGVAQTASYEQVSTGETGHAESVKVTFDPTQVTYGELLHIFFSVGHNPTELNRQGPDTGSQYRSAVFPMNAAQAEVANAYIAQLNASHSYSEPLVTKVESNAHFYPAEAYHQNFLNDNPDYPYIVVNDLPKIKDLKQYFPAEYREQPVLVKQ
- a CDS encoding YceI family protein, whose product is MLRVFLFILSMSYASLSFSGTPEHYVINADRTTITLSWVMLSTHPSQANLSQVSGDAFLDHQQNMQNHIDVRIPVSSLEASNLLLTHQLKSSMFFDENRYPWVTFTSQKVTQSGNGQFKIFGMLTIKNIQRPVVLDAVMNDASAKSLILHAHTAISRSAFAMDSLLSLVGDTINIDIDIAAQPYKA
- a CDS encoding YfaZ family outer membrane protein; protein product: MRTNTIKLTVAGSAIAVFMAFSGQTQAVELGAKAGTNFTELNAGMGRQTSGLYVEGNWAKNTQNGRQIGGVSTGFNIPAGPAMINLGAKALYMQGSTSDNEGVAFPVGGGITVPFTDSLAFYAEGYAAPDALSNRVKSYSEADAGFSWIPVAPLKVKAGYRYVGLDGTAGNPNERIIDGAYLGAEMDF
- a CDS encoding DUF1852 domain-containing protein encodes the protein MNKKLTFTLKSIRFDENYNPSENTRITTNFANLARGEKRQENLRNTLVMIDNRFNSLANWDNPNKDRYCVELDIITAQLNIDAEGKADSFPVIEILKTTIVDKKTHQRIAGILGNNFSSYVRDYDFSVLLPEHNKDQPEFSLPDNFGELHGNIFKQFLKSETYKDNFTKTPVICLSVSSKNTYYRTGNKHPVLGVEYQQDELSLTDEYFAKMGLRARYFMPENSVAPLAFYFSGDLLSDYTNLELISTISTMETFQKIYRPEIYNANSAAGLQYQPSLNYQDYSLTRIVYDREERSHLAIEQGKFTEECFIKPYQTVLEQWSAHSAL
- a CDS encoding FidL-like protein, which codes for MIMFKKKWFYATVATVCVIAATVLYLWPSKDIPTLKCKAFGKVNMDIEQGQLVFSIVESLQFYDKDKGIIQYEGYVKSAKASTYLERTVYLSHGVKVDNKTYHFTIDKVTPSPLDNTPDADFDQMWLENTGDNASLNIGVKKIRDQAYVVSSTYSPQFVCVAY
- a CDS encoding antibiotic biosynthesis monooxygenase family protein; this translates as MIAVLFEADAVPEARERYLELAAELKPLLSDTPGFISIERFQSLTTPGKILSLSWWEDEESVAGWKQNLMHLAAQKEGKQSIFSFYRIRVARVFRDYSSDKSSGKGAHQHV
- a CDS encoding winged helix-turn-helix domain-containing protein, with the translated sequence MKYLIDNEIEFNSDDGTLHYPASQDVIKLTLPAARLLEEFLSSEGRDLTREYLLETVWDKHGLHASGNNLNQYVSIVRRNLALFECHELIITLPKVGFKLNPAVSVQRLEAPPPAGQAPASPPPLRVQTPDSVSAPVKPARRALFILLCLLVLVSLSFGAWKYDDATNGMTEIKQPDTGCDIIFLKDISDDAKTAVLERVSHTLKTNNLTCNKTNVLIYNSELSYSSQNNARTLLSLCTLGNNNEIISCDNFYHYKWIKP